In Drosophila teissieri strain GT53w chromosome 2R, Prin_Dtei_1.1, whole genome shotgun sequence, the following proteins share a genomic window:
- the LOC122613395 gene encoding ubiquitin-conjugating enzyme E2-18 kDa, with protein MTAPRRLRKELSDLQDNTLKAFRDIKADDDNLLRWTGLIVPDNPPYNKGAFRIEINFPAEYPFKPPKINFKTRIYHPNIDEKGQVCLPIISTENWKPATRTDQVVQALVDLINDPEPEHPLRAELAEEFLKDRKKFVKNAEDYTKKHSEKRPAD; from the coding sequence ATGACTGCGCCGCGACGCCTGCGAAAAGAATTGAGCGATTTGCAGGACAACACACTGAAGGCCTTCCGGGACATCAAGGCGGACGATGACAACCTGCTGCGCTGGACGGGATTGATTGTGCCGGACAATCCGCCGTACAACAAGGGCGCCTTCCGCATCGAGATCAACTTTCCGGCGGAGTATCCCTTCAAGCCGCCCAAGATCAACTTCAAGACACGCATCTACCATCCGAACATCGACGAGAAGGGCCAGGTGTGCCTGCCCATCATCAGCACGGAGAACTGGAAACCGGCCACACGCACTGACCAGGTCGTCCAGGCACTGGTGGACTTAATCAACGACCCTGAGCCAGAGCATCCGCTGCGGGCAGAGTTGGCCGAGGAGTTTCTCAAGGACCGCAAGAAGTTCGTGAAAAACGCCGAGGACTACACCAAGAAGCACAGCGAAAAACGTCCGGCCGACTAG